The Amycolatopsis sp. DG1A-15b genome contains the following window.
CGGCACCGTGCTGGCGCTGGCGGAGCTCGTCGAAGAACGGGTCCTGCAGGACCTCGAACGGCTCGCCGCCGGCCAAGACCACTGAACAGAAGCACCGACCGGAAAGGAAATCCCCATGCAGGACGACGCCGAATTCCAGGTATTGGTCAACGACGAGGGCCAGTACTCGCTGTGGCCGGTGGCCAACGAGGTACCCGCGGGGTGGCGCGCCGACGGCTTCCGCGGCGGCCGCCAGGAGTGCATGGACCACGTCGACGAGGTGTGGACCGACATGCGGCCGCTGAGCCTGCAGCGGCAGATGGCCGCCGACGGCTGAGCCGGCGGCGCTCCCCGACCCACCGAACCGACGCGGAAGGTCCCCTCTGATGCCCTCTCCTTCGACGTTTTCCCAGTCCATACCCGTGGTCCGGGACGTCCCGGACCCGCGGTCGCCCGCCGACGGCCGGCTCCAGCGGCTGCTCGCGGGGCTCGCCCACAAACACGGCGTCCCGGCCGCCCAGCTGGTCGTCCACGACGGCGGCCGGACGGCGTCGGCCACGGCAGGCGAGATCACCGCCGAGGCGAAGTTCCCGGTCGGGTCCATCACCAAGGCGTTCACCGCGGCACTGGCGATGCTGCTCGTCGCCGACGGCGACCTCGACCCGGACGACCCGCTGGGCGAGCACCTGGACGGCCTCGGGCCGCAGGTCGGCAGACCCACCGTCGGGCAGGTGCTGAGCCACACCGGCGGGTTGCCGGCCGCGCTCGGCGCCGCCGCGGACGGGGCCGGCTCGGCCCGCCGGTACCTGCGAGCCTGCCGCGACGCCGGGCTCGTCCAGCCGCCCGGGCTGGGCTTCTCCTACTCCAACGTCGGGTACGTCCTCACCGGCTACCTGGTCGAGGCCATCACCGGGATGAGCTGGTGGGAGGCGATGGACACGATGCTGCTCGGCGAACTCGGCATCGAGGCCGCGTTCGTCGTGGAGCCGGGTGCGCGGCGCCGGACCGCCGCCCACCTCAGCGGGCACGCCGTGCACGCGGCGACCGGCCGCGCCCGGCCGGTCGCGCAGACCCTGACCCCCGCGGAGGCCGCGGCCGGGGCGCTCGCGCTGAGCGCCGGGGACCTCGCCGCGTTCGGCCTGATGTGCTGCGGCGGCGACGGCCCGCTGCCGGCGGACCTGATCGACCTCATGCGCCGCCCGGTGCCGGGGGCGGAGCCGTTCGGGCTGGCCGACGGCTGGGGCCTCGGCCTGGCCGGCTACCGCGGCGCCGACGCGGACTGGACCGGTCACGACGGCACCGCCGACGGCACCTCCTGCCACCTGCGGATCGACGCCGAGCACGGCCGGGTCGTCGCGCTCACCACCAACGGGAGCACCGGCTCGGCGCTGTGGACGGACCTGGTCGCGGCGCTGCGCGCCGATGGCCTGCCGGTCGGCGACTACGAGCTGCCCCACGACCTCGACCGGGCCGCGCGCCCGGCCGCCGACCTGACCGGCCGCTACACC
Protein-coding sequences here:
- a CDS encoding MbtH family NRPS accessory protein, translating into MQDDAEFQVLVNDEGQYSLWPVANEVPAGWRADGFRGGRQECMDHVDEVWTDMRPLSLQRQMAADG
- a CDS encoding serine hydrolase domain-containing protein; amino-acid sequence: MPSPSTFSQSIPVVRDVPDPRSPADGRLQRLLAGLAHKHGVPAAQLVVHDGGRTASATAGEITAEAKFPVGSITKAFTAALAMLLVADGDLDPDDPLGEHLDGLGPQVGRPTVGQVLSHTGGLPAALGAAADGAGSARRYLRACRDAGLVQPPGLGFSYSNVGYVLTGYLVEAITGMSWWEAMDTMLLGELGIEAAFVVEPGARRRTAAHLSGHAVHAATGRARPVAQTLTPAEAAAGALALSAGDLAAFGLMCCGGDGPLPADLIDLMRRPVPGAEPFGLADGWGLGLAGYRGADADWTGHDGTADGTSCHLRIDAEHGRVVALTTNGSTGSALWTDLVAALRADGLPVGDYELPHDLDRAARPAADLTGRYTNGDLEYQVDVRADGGAVLVVDGEVYPELALLRDGSFSVREPGTGRRIIGGRFLTDPATGTVSAMQAGGRVARRRRRAS